The DNA region CTCTTAACGCCAAAAATCTGAAGAGTATGGGGATTATTGACAAGGTCAGAATCAAACCTACCTTAGACGCCTCCTGGGAAACTCTGAAGGATCAGAGAAAGATACCAAATGGGTTGTATCTTTTCTCTAAGATTGATCCACCAGAGGTAATAACTCATTATCTTCAAGATCTGGAGTCTCAGGGAATTGACGTCTCTGGGTTCTATGTGGATTAGCTACCAAAACAGTCACCCAATTTTATGAAGAGGAAGAGAGAGCACTctgagaagaagaagaagaagaagactctGAAGCTTGGAGATTCTTCAGCATCTCAGAAGAAACATGTGCCTCTGAGCTCCTCCGCTCTAAGTAAGTCTCCTATTTCTGAAGCTCCCTTAACTTCTGGATCTAGGTAAATTCTATCGTCCTTACCACAACCCTTTCCAATAATATATCCTTATGAACATACTATATCCATCCCCATTCTTTTGGAACCCCATACTTCTGAAACCCATAACTCTGAACCAACTCATCCTCATCCCCCCTACAAAAATTTAACCTCACAACCACAAAAATCCTTGTATCTGAGGCCATTTTATTCAATGAAACCATTTCACCTCCCTCATCTACTACCTCATCTCCCCTATACTATGACCTCACCTCAAACTCTGAACACTCAGATGTCTCTGACCCAACCTCCCCCACTCTGGCACAACTACAAGCCACAACGGAATCTAAACAGACTAAATATGTACCAGAAACCTCTGAATCAATACCACCTCCCTCTGCACCCACTTCAGAACCCTCTGAAACCCTTCCACCTACTTTTGAACCCATTTATGAACTTATCTATGAACCcacctctgaacctgaccttaCCCTTCCAACCCTAGATGAGAGTTTTGCCAAGTTCTCAAAAAGCACTACTGCGAGACTCAGACAACTATCTGAAGCGTCCAGACTAAGTGACAATCCTTCTGAAGTAATGAGTCACTGGAATGGATTTCTCAGGTGGATGACATTTGAGGTCTTCAAGCTAAAGGGTATCTCTAAATAAGACATAAGTGACTATATCAAAGACGTTGAGGAAAGACTAGAGGTGCGTCTGGCGCAGGAAGCTGAAGAACGGGCTAGGAAAGAAGTTGAAGAGAAGGCCAAAATAGAAGCTGGAGAAAGAGTTATTGCTGTTGcagaagctgaagctaaagctaaAATTGATGCTGAAGAGGCTGCTCGCATAGCTGCAGAAGAAGCTGCAAAGACTTTAGAGGTTGCTCTGACTCAA from Lathyrus oleraceus cultivar Zhongwan6 chromosome 1, CAAS_Psat_ZW6_1.0, whole genome shotgun sequence includes:
- the LOC127096677 gene encoding uncharacterized protein LOC127096677, with the protein product MVEDITVDMGKPLNAKNLKSMGIIDKVRIKPTLDASWETLKDQRKIPNGLYLFSKIDPPELPKQSPNFMKRKREHSEKKKKKKTLKLGDSSASQKKHVPLSSSALNVEERLEVRLAQEAEERARKEVEEKAKIEAGERVIAVAEAEAKAKIDAEEAARIAAEEAAKTLEVALTQSESSISDLFPLVLMTLQELQKEQQLVRSKLDQQDQVNSNIQRLISQLLQRMPPPPIP